The sequence below is a genomic window from Oncorhynchus keta strain PuntledgeMale-10-30-2019 unplaced genomic scaffold, Oket_V2 Un_scaffold_1315_pilon_pilon, whole genome shotgun sequence.
tatctctctctactctgcctgtctttatctctctactctgcctctctctctctctctctctctctctctctctctctctctctctcccctctctctctcctctctctctctctctctctctctctctctctctctctctctctctctctctctctctctctctctctctctctctctctctctctctctacctctacctctcagGAGGAGGTGTTTGTGTCTAACGGTACTCTGAAGGCAGAGGATAGGTTCCAGGATGCTAGGTTTGGCTACGCCCTGGCCTCCGCCCCAGACCTCAACCATGACGGGTACACTGACCTGCTGGTGGGGGCACCCCTAGAGGACGGACACAATGGGGCCATATACGTCTACCATGGCCAGGGCATACACATCATCCACAACTACAAACAGGTAGACATACACATCATCCACAACTACAAACAGGTAGACATACACATCATCCACAACTACAAACAGGTAGACATACACATCATCCACAACTACAAACAGGTAGACATACACATCATCCACAACTACAAACAGGTAAACATACACATCATCCACAACTACAAACAGGTATACATACACATCATCCACAACTACAAACAGGTAAACATACACATCATCCACAACTACAAACAGGTATACATACACATCATCCACAACTACAAACAGGTAAACATACACATCATCCACAACTACAAACAGGTATACATACACATCATCCACAACTACAAACAGGTAGACATACACATCATCCACAACTACAAACAGGTAAACATACACATCATCCACAACTACAAACAGGTAGACATACACATCATCCACAACTACAAACAGGTATACATACACATCATCCACAACTACAAACAGGTATACATACACATCATCCACAACTACAAACAGGTAAACATACACATCATCCACAACTACAAACAGGTAAAGAAAGAAGTGTCACCAGAAGTATAGGTGGAGTCCATCTCTGTGAAAAGAAAAGTGAAGATTTGTTTTTAAAGTGATATCATTCTTAGCTATAGTATTTCCATTGACCTCGTTCTACGTCTCTCTCCACCActtctctactctcatctctccacctccttgctcacctctccttctccttgtaGCGTATCGCAGGGtcgtctctgtccccctctctgcagTATTTTGGGCGCAGTGTGAGTGCCAGATTAGACCTGGATGGAGATGGTCTGTTAGACCTGGCTGTGGGGGCCCAGGGCAGTGCTGTACTACTCAGGTAAgaaaggagggatgaggggaggtggaggaatgaagaggaggggagggatacaTTGTCAGACTTGGCAGTGGAGTATTTTTTTAAAATGTGATGATGATCGTCATCATTGAATGATCaattctccctcccctctctccagttcTCGTAGTATAGTCCAGATCAACATGAGTCTGTCCTTCCAGCCCCACTCCATCAACGTCATCCAGAAGACGtgtcagagaggagggagggagtctgcCTGTCTCAACGCTACAGCCTGCTTCCTGGCTCTGTCCCGTTCCCCTGGAACTCACAGCACCAGCTTCggtaagggagagggaggggagagagggaggggcagggactgcagagagtaagggagagggaggggagagagggaggggcagggacTGGAGAAAGTAAGGGGGAGGGAGAAACGAGAGGGAAGGAGTCCGCCTGTTAGATTTGATAGATTTGTTATCAACACTaacatccccttctccctcctccccagatCTGTCGGTGGTGGCCATGTTGGATGAGAGAAAGTTGACAGCGAGGGCGTTGTTTGACGACAGCaaccagagacagacacagctgGGGGTCAGAGTTCACACAGGACAGACCGTCTGCCACAACCTGCCCTTCCATGTGTTTGTGAGTATGACACACACCAGAGCTCATCTAGTATGGtacttgcaatgccaggatagtgggttcaattcctagGACCAAACAGCGACCATACATGACTGTAagccgctttggataaaagcctctgctaaatggcatatacacacacacacgcacacactacacaactaacatacacacacactacacaactaacatacacacatgccctgacacaaacacacaaccaacATGTACACGCTACTGCCACAACCTGCCTTTCCAAATGTCACACACAATGCCAAAACACACATCCTTCACCCCGACCGACACACACAATGCCAAAACACACATCCTTCACCCCGACCGACACACACAATGCCAAAACACACATCCTTCACCCCGACCGACACACACAATGCCAAAACACACATCCTTCACCCCGACCGACACACACAATCTACATCCTGAAACATGATATTGACCTCTAACCCTTTGTCTCCGTCTGTGATAGGACACAGCAGACTACATCCGTCCAATCAGCTTCTCCCTGCGCTTTAAGATCAACGACACAGAGAGCGGCCCAGTGCTGGACGAAGGCTGGCCCACCACCTTCAAGAGATCGGtcagtgtgtggggtgtgtgtggggtgctCGTAGCATCCTGGACAAATTGTATGATGtaatgtactgttactgtacgtTATCTACAGTATTACTCTGGCACCTCCATTTCAAATACTGTACCTTGATGTCTCCAGATTGCGTTCTTCAAAGACTGTGGTGAGGATGATGTGTGTGTCACTGATCTGGTGCTGCAGGCTCATATGGACATCTCTGGGACAAGgtacatctcacacacacaaacacacatgaacacatgtgcacacacacatgcatggacacacacacgtatagacacacacacacacacctgatcaaAAATGTTCCTCTCTTTTTTGTGTCCAGTCAACACTCAATCAGCCAAACAATTACTAAGTCAAGTTGTGTAGTAGTTGTATGAATGTCTGAATGTAACTCCTCTCTGCAGACAGCAGCCCTATGTGATCCGTAGCCCTCGCAGACGTCTGGCTGTAGAAGTCCAGCTGCAGAACAGACTGGAGAACGCCTACAACACCAGCCTGACACTGCACTACTCACGCAACCTCCACTTCTCTAGTCTCAGTATACGGgtacgaaacacacacacaccacacacacacacacacacacacacacacacacacacacacacacacacacacacacacacacacacacacacacacacacacacacacacacacacacacacacacacactacacacagattTACAACATGAACCTGACAATTTTattctgtctcctcccccttctctctcttcctccctccctttcgaTGTCTCcatccctatctttctctctctccttctctctctctaggaggatACCCAGTTGAAAATTGAGTGTACATCTCTCAGTTCCAACAGTCATTCCTGTAATGTCAGCTATCCTGTGTTCCGCTCCCACTCCAAGGTCTGTCTGGCATCAAATacaatgaacagaaatataaacacaacatgtaaagtgttggtcccatgtttcatgagctgaaataaaagatcccagaaatgttccatacgcacaaaaagcttatttttctcaaatgttgtttacatccctgttagtgagcatttctcctttgccaagataatccatccacctgacaggtgtggcatatcaaaaagatGATTAAATgccatgatcattacacaggtgcaccttgtgctggggacaataaaaggcaactctaaaatgtgcagttttgtcaaacaacacaatgccacagatgtctcaggttttgagggagcgtgcaattggcattctgactgcaggaatgtcactagtgctgttgccaaataattgaatgttaatttctctaccataagctgcctccaacgtcgttttagagaatttggcagtatgtccaaccagcctcacaatcgcagactacgtgtaaccacaccagctcaggacctccacatccggcctcttcacctgctggatcgtctgagaccagctacccagacagctgatgaaactgtgggtttgcacaactgaagaatttctgcacaaactgtcagaaaccgtctcagggaagctcatttgTGTGCTCgccgtcctcaccagggtcttgacttgATTGCAGTTCGACATTGTAATCGacgtcagtgggcaaatgctcaccttcgatggctcctggtacgctggagaagtgtgctcttcatggatgaatcccagttttAGCTGTACCGGGCAGATGTCAGACATATGGCGTCGGGTGGGTGAGTGGTTAGCTgacgtcaacgttgtgaacagagtgccccgtagTGGGggtagggttatggtatgggcaggcataatctacggacaacaaatacaattgcattttatggatgataatttgaatgcacagagatactgtgacgagatcctgaggcccattgtcttgccatccaccaccatcacctcatgtttcagcatgataatgcacggctccatgtcgcaaggatctctacacaattcttggaagctgaaaatgtcccagttcttccatggcctgcatactcatcagacatgtcacctattgagcatgtttgggatgctctgggtcgacgtgtacgacagcgtgttccagttccttccaatatccagtaactttgcagagccattgaagaggagtgggacaacattccacaggtcacaatcaacagactgatcaactctatgtgaaggagatgtgtctcactgcatgaggcaaatggaaaaatcttagaaattgtttcaTGGTGCGTTcatatatttgttcagtgtagttctgATACCAAAAACTCAATCCCCACCACCTCTTATCTTCTCTCTCAGGTGAACTTCATGTTAGAGTTTGAGTTCAGCTGTACGTCTCTGCTCAGTAAAGTCCAGATGAAACTCACAGTTGCCAGGTAACTCATTATAATCCTATGGAGGAATGTAAAGGGATTCCTATTGGGAGCTTCTAGAAATTAACCTGAAATTCAGCCTCCAGTAGAGACAGAAGtactgtgtgtttgtcttgtcatGTGTCTGTCACATACATCTCTGTGTTCCTGGTTCCCATAGTGACAGTGTGGAGAGAGAGGCTACGTTGGGAGACAACAGTGTTCAAGTCCAGACTGTGGTTCAGTACGAACCTGACCTCTTCATCACCAGgttagtctctatctctctctcggtctctcggtctctctctctctctcattccctgtaTCTCTACCTTTCTTTGTAGTGACTCCAATCTGAACCGTTATGAGGTCCACCCAACCAGAACCATATCAGAGGCAATAGGACCAGAGTTCTACACACACTTCAGGGTAAGCAGTGCACACACAATATATCTGTTTCCTTAATATCCTTActgcacaatcacacacacaaccatacatactgtctttacacacacacacacacacacacacacacacacacacacacacacacacacacacacacacacacacacacacacacacacacacacacacacacctcagactaatgtgttctgtgtgtagCTGCAGAACCTGGGCTGTTACAGTGTGAGTAACCTGGAGTTGAGGCTGAGCCTGCCCTCTGTAGCAGCTGGAGACAGAGTCTTCATGGCTGTTACTGAGGTCTTCTCTTACAACGTGAGTACTAACCCTCTCCCACTACAGTTGGAATAAACAGTTATTGTCATTTCTCTCTGGTTCTGAACTGTGACCTTTGTGATGTCAGGTGACAGGGGTGAATTGCAGTGTAGACAGTGACGTGTCCCAGctgaaggacagacagagagatgtacgACCTCTACATCCTGAAGACATGCAACAGACTGACCTACTGGTgagaacagacagacacatatacaCTGATGCacgcacatacatgcacacacacacaaatacccaCGCACAAGATGATCTCATTCACAATCCTAACTAGCTATATAGTGTATTTACAGTTGTAACATGTTTCTGTGTGCGGTGTGTAGAACTGCAGCAGGTcgtggtgtgtggaggtggtgtGTGAGGTACAGCAGCTGCATCGAGGACAGACCGCTCTCATACGAGTCAGCCGCAGGGTCCACGACAACTTCTTCAGACAGGTACgaagtttctctctctcacacaaacacacacacacacacacacacacagctctaacTATAAAAACACTCACTCTGACTTTGTGTCTCTGTCACCAGGCTAAGTTTAAGGTGGTGAGAATAGTGAGTGCCTATCGTTTGGCTGCTCAGGAATCTAACCTGGTCACTCTGGGGAGTGGCGCCATctggagggaggtgagagaacaGCAAGATTAACACTAATAGTGGAGGAGTGGTTTAGCCTTGTCTGTGCCTGACTCATTTACATCCAGATAGAGTAGGAAGTTGGAATAGGGTTATGATATCTGTCTGCCTGTTGTTTACATCCAGATAGAGTAGGAAGCTGGAATAGGGTGatgatatctgtctgtctgttgtttacatccagatagagtaggaagctggtatagggtgatgatatctgtctgtctgttgtttacATCCAGATAGAGTAGGAAGCTGGTATAGGGTGATGATATCTGTCTGTTTGTTGTTTGCATCCAGATAGAGTAGGACGCTGGTATAGGGTGATgaatatctctctgtctgttgtttacatccagatagagtaggaagctggtatagggtgatgatatctgtctgtctgttgtttacATCCAGATAGAGTAGGAAGCTGGTATAGGGTGATGATATCTGTCTGTTTGTTGTTTGCATCCAGATAGAGTAGGACGCTGGTATAGGGTGATgaatatctctctgtctgttgtttacaTCCAGATAGAGTAGGAAGCTGGTATAAGGTGatgatatctgtctgtctgttgtttacatccagatagagtaggaagctggtatagggtgatgaatatctgtctgtctgttgtttacatccagatagagtaggaagctggtatagggtgatgatatctgtctgtctgttgtttacatccagatagagtaggaagctggtatagggtgatgatatctgtctatctgttgtttacatccagatagagtaggaagctggtatagggtgatgatatctgtctgtctgttgtttacatccagatagagtaggaagctggtatagggtgatgatatctgtctgtctgttgtttacatccagatagagtaggaagctggtatagggtgatgatatctgtctgtctgttgtttacatccagatagagtaggaagctggtatagggtgatgaatatctgtctgtctgttgtttacatccagatagagtaggaagctggtatagggtgatcatatctgtctgtctgtctgttgtttacatccagatagagtaggaagctggtatagggtgatatctgtctgtctgttgtttacATCCAGATAAAGTAGGAAGCTGGTATAGGGTGatgatatctgtctgtctgttgtttacatccagatagagtaggaagctggtatagggtgatatctgtctgtctgttgtttacATCCAGATAAAGTAGGAAGCTGGTATAGGGTGATGATATCTGTCAGACTGTTGTTTACATCCAGATAGAGTAGGAAGCTGGTATAGGgtgatatctgtctgtctgttgtttatATCCAGATAAAGTAGGAAGCTGGTATAGGGTGatgatatctgtctgtctgttgtttacatccagatagagtaggaagctggtatagggtgatatctgtctgtctgttgtttacATCCAGATAAAGTAGGAAGCTGGTATAGGgtgatatctgtctgtctgttgtttacatccagatagagtaggaagctggtatagggtgatatctgtctgtctgttgtttacATCCAGATAAAGTAGGAAGCTGGTATAGGGTGATATCTGGCTGTCTGTTGTTTACATCCAGATAGAGTAGGAAGCTGGTATAGGgtgatatctgtctgtctgttgtttacatccagatagagtaggaagctggtatagggtgatgtctgtctgtctgttgtttacATCCAGATAAATTAGGAAGCTGGTATAGGGTGATATCTGGCTGTCTGTTGTTTACATCCAGATAGAGTAGGAAGCTGGTATAGGgtgatatctgtctgtctgttgtttacatccagatagagtaggaagctggtatagggtgatatctgtctgtctgttgtttacATCCAGATAAAGTAGGAAGCTGGTATAGGGTGATATCTGGCTGTCTGTTGTTTACATCCAGATAGAGTAGGAAGCTGGTATAGGGTGATATCTGGCTGTCTGTTGTTTACATCCAGATAGAGTAGGAAGCTGGTATAGGgtgatatctgtctgtctgttgtttacatccagatagagtaggaagctggtatagggtgatatctgtctgtctgtctgttgtttacATCCAGATAAAGTAGGAAGCTGGTATAGGGTGATGTCTGTCTGTTGTTTACATCCAGATAAATTAGGAAGCTGGTATAGGGTGATATCTGGCTGTCTGTTGTTTACATCCAGATAGAGTAGGAAGCTGGTATAGGgtgatatctgtctgtctgttgtttacatccagatagagtaggaagctggtatagggtgatatctgtctgtctgtctgttgtttacATCCAGATAAAGTAGGAAGCTGGTATAGGGTGATATCTGGCTGTCTGTTGTTTACATCCAGATAGAGTAGGAAGCTGGTATAGGGTGATATCTGGCTGTCTGTTGTTTACATCCAGATAGAGTAGGAAGCTGGTATAGGgtgatatctgtctgtctgttgtttacatccagatagagtaggaagctggtatagggtgatatctgtctgtctgtctgtctgttgtttacATCCAGATAAAGTAGGAAGCTGGTATAGGGTGATATCTGGCTGTCTGTTGTTTACATCCAGATAGAGTAGGAAGCTGGTATAGGgtgatatctgtctgtctgttgtttacATCCAGATAAAGTAGGAAGCTGGTATAGGgtgatatctgtctgtctgttgtttacATCCAGATAGAGTAGGAAACTGGTATAGGgtgatatctgtctgtctgttgtttacATCCAGATAAAGTAGGAAGCTGGTATAGGGTGATATCTGGCTGTCTGTTGTTTACATCCAGATAGAGTAGGAAGCTGGTATAGGgtgatatctgtctgtctgttgtttacatccagatagagtaggaagctggtatagggtgatgtctgtctgtctgttgtttacATCCAGATAAAGTAGGAAGCTGGTATAGGGTGATATCTGGCTGTCTGTTGTTTACATCCAGATAGAGTAGGAAGCTGGTATAGGgtgatatctgtctgtctgttgtttacatccagatagagtaggaagctggtatagggtgatatctgtctgtctgttgtttacatccagatagagtaggaagctggtatagggtgatgtctgtctgtctgttgtttacATCCAGATAAAGTAGGAAGCTGGTATAGGGTGATATCTGGCTGTCTGTTGTTTACATCCAGATAGAGTAGGAAGCTGGTATAGGgtgatatctgtctgtctgttgtttacatccagatagagtaggaagctggtatagggtgatatctgtctgtctgttgtttacATCCAGATACAGTAGGAAGCTGGTATAGGgtgatatctgtctgtctgtctgtctgttgtttacATCCAGATAAAGTAGGAAGCTGGTATAGGGTGATATCTGGCTGTCTGTTGTTTACATCCAGATAGAGTAGGAAGCTGGTATAGGgtgatatctgtctgtctgttgtttacATCCAGATAAAGTAGGAAGCTGGTATAGGGTGATATCTGGCTGTCTGTTGTTTACATCCAGATAGAGTAGGAAGCTGGTATAGGgtgatatctgtctgtctgttgtttacatccagatagagtaggaagctggtatagggtgatgtctgtctgtctgttgtttacATCCAGATAAAGTAGGAAGCTGGTATAGGGTGatgatatctgtctgtctgtctgttgtttacATCCAGATAGAGTAGGAAGCTGGTATAGGGTGATGATATCTGTCAGACTGTCTCTACTATCAgcctttttttctctttctctccatcagaCGGTGTTGGAGGTACTAAAGGGGCGGGCCATCCCTATTTCTCTCTGGATTCTGATAGGTAGCATCATTGGAGGGCTTCTGCTATTGGCCCTCATCATCTTCGCAATGTGGAAGGTACACCAATCACACCTCACCATACAGTACCTCTGTACCTCACACTCTACAACAACTTGTTTCTCCTCTGCCTTTGTGGTAAAGATCAACACTTTGGATTTCACTCCTTCCTTCTCATCCCTCCTTTCTCCAGCTGGGGTTCTTCACTCGTAAACAGATAAAGGACGAGGAACTCGAGGACTGAGCCCGCCCCTCGCCGCCATGATGTCAGTCAATGGATACAGGATCTGTGACAACCAGAGAACCACAGAAAGAGTCCACTTCGTGCCCATCCCCATGGCAACGACCTGCACAGAGACTGCTCCACCCCTCCAGCAATAAAAACAGATGTCTTTCCCCTCTTCTAAATCATGCCCCCCCCATAAAGAACGCACAGCCGGTATAGATGAGCGTTGCCCAGTGTGTGTCTGAACTGTCAAAACACCTAACACCACATGGCACAGACTGCATCTATCATCAGACACCCCAACATCTTGTCTGTTTCTACAGGTGAACCCATGGCTGTAGGGCTGTAGTTACACACCTGTTTAGAAACGTACAGCAGGAAGGACGTGTACATGAGTTTTCTTCAGAGATGTCCCAGACAGGAAATAATGCTGTACActacgtgtcaaactcattccacggaagGCCGAGTGTCTGCAGGCTCACTCCACCACTTGATGGATGAATTAAGGTCACGACTTAGTGAGGGACTCCCCTCaactggttgtctaggtcttaattgaatgGACAAAACAAAAacctacagacacacagccctctgtggaatgagtttgacacgccTGGTGCAATGTGACTGGGTATGATGTTCAATGACTGCAGACTTCAAACAGTGTAGATCTGTATAAGTAGATATAGTACAGGCATCGACCTGTAATTAGTACCATGTTGTATAAGTAGATACCGTACAGGTATCAACCTGTAATTAGTACCATGTTGTATAAGTAGATACCGTACAGGTATCAACCTGTAATTAGTACCATGTTGTATAAGTAGATATAGTACAGGCATCGACCTGTAATTAGTACCATGTTGTATAAGTAGATACCGTACAGGTATCAACCTGTAATTAGTACCATGTTGTATAAGTAGATATAGTACAGGCATCGACCTGTAATTAGTACCATGTTGTATAAGTAGATATAGTACAGGCATCGACCTGTAATTAGTACCATGTTGTATATGTAGATACCGTACAGGTATCAACCTGTAATTAGTACCATGTTGTATAAGTAGATACCGTACAGGCATCAACCTGTAATTAGTACCATGTTGTATAAGTAGATATAGTACAGGCATCGACCTGTAATTAGTACCATGTTGTATATGTAGATACCGTACAGGCATCAACCTGTAATTAGTACCATGTTGTATAAGTAGATATAGTACAGGCATCGACCTGTAATTAGTACCATGTTGTATAAGTAGATATAGTACAGGCATCGACCTGTAATTAGTACCATGTTGTATAAGTAGATACCGTACAGGCATCAACCTGTAATTAGTACCATGTTGTATAAGTAGATATAGTACAGGCATCGACCTGTAATTAGTACCATGTTGTATAAGTAGATATAGTACAGGCATCGACCTGTAATTAGTACCATGTTGTAATTAGTACAGGTATCAACCTGTTGTACCATGTTGTATAAGTAGATACCGTACAGGCATCAACCTGTAATTAGTACCATGTTGTATAAGTAGATATAGTACAGGCATCGACCTGTAATTAGTACCATGTTGTATAAGTAGATATAGTACAGGCATCGACCTGTAATTAGTACCATGTTGTATAAGTAGATACCGTACAGGCATCGACCTGTAATTAGTACCATGTTGTATAAGTAGATATAGTACAGGCATCGACCTGTAATTAGTACCATGTTGTATATGTAGATACCGTACAGGTATCAACCTGTAATTAGTACCATGTTGTATAAGTAGATACCGTACAGGCATCAACCTGTAATTAGTACCATGTTGTATAAGTAGATACCGTACAGGCATCAACCTGTAATTAGTACCATGTTGTATAAGTAGATATAGTACAGGCATCGACCTGTAATTAGTACCATGTTGTATAAGTAGATATAGTACAGGTATCAACCTGTAATTAGTACCATGTTGTGCTGTATGGAAAGCAGTTCCATCCTTCAAGGAAGCTTGAATGAAAATGCACTACCTGATAATGGGGGCCACTTATAATCATGTGAAtatatttgtatttctatgtaaCGTTGTTACAAACCAAACTGTCTATTTAATATTCAGAAGTCATCATGACTTTAGATTTTTCACCCATTTTCTCTACAGTAGAgttcattttttttgtcaaattAAAACTATTGATAATTAAAGTTTTTGAAAATGTTATTTTAGTTTCTTTCATGTTAATTTATACATACATAGGATCATTCATTCACATGAACCAAATATTTTATTACataactttttatttttattttttatctggcATTTCGGACTACTTCATTCTATAAAGGAAAAAACACTTTCACACTAGCAGACATCGTTGAACATATAACTGAAATAACGACGTCTGTACGTCAGGCAGAAAAAGCACCAAGTGAGTCAGGTATATGAAAACCCAAACATATTTTATTGATGCAACTTCATGTCCATTGtgtttctcccctcctcctccctcccacttGTCTTGGTAGAGAAGATGTAGGACTCCAGTAGAAAGACAGTCTCATCCACCtggttctccctccctctcacttggTCTTGGTAGAGAAGATGTAGGACTCCAGTAGAAAGACAGTCTCATCCACCtggttctccctccctctcacttggTCTTGGTAGAGAAGATGTAGGACTCCAGTAGAAAGACAGTCTCATCCACCTGGTTCTCTGTAGAGTCCAACCTTCAGGGAGAAAATAAACAAGTAAAAGAAAGAGGTAATAAAGCTACAGTAATGTAGTAATAACAAGTATGTAGTAGTACTTGTTGATGTGATGTCGTAGGCCTCTAGCTGTTGTCTATAGATATATTGTATGGGTATGTAGGGTGTCGTAGCAgtagcatcctgactggttaca
It includes:
- the LOC127927329 gene encoding uncharacterized protein LOC127927329 isoform X9, which gives rise to MPVRYLLIQHGTNYRLMPVRYLLIQHGTNYRSMPVLYLLIQHGTNYRSMPVLYLLIQHGTNYRSMPVLYLLIQHGTNYRSMPVLYLLIQHGTNYRSMPVLYLLIQHGTNYRLMPVRYLLIQHGTNYRSMPVLYLLIQHGTNYRSMPVLYLLIQHGTNYRSMPVLYLLIQHGTNYRLMPVRYLLIQHGTNYRLIPVRYLHIQHGTNYRSMPVLYLLIQHGTNYRSMPVLYLLIQHGTNYRSMPVLYLLIQHGTNYRLIPVRYLLIQHGTNYRLIPVRYLLIQHGTNYRSMPVLYLLIQIYTV
- the LOC127927329 gene encoding uncharacterized protein LOC127927329 isoform X5 — protein: MPVLYLLIQHGTNYRLIPVRYLHIQHGTNYRSMPVLYLLIQHGTNYRSMPVLYLLIQHGTNYRSMPVLYLLIQHGTNYRSMPVLYLLIQHGTNYRSMPVLYLLIQHGTNYRLMPVRYLLIQHGTNYRSMPVLYLLIQHGTNYRSMPVLYLLIQHGTNYRSMPVLYLLIQHGTNYRLMPVRYLLIQHGTNYRLIPVRYLHIQHGTNYRSMPVLYLLIQHGTNYRSMPVLYLLIQHGTNYRSMPVLYLLIQHGTNYRLIPVRYLLIQHGTNYRLIPVRYLLIQHGTNYRSMPVLYLLIQIYTV